A genomic segment from Candidatus Desulfarcum epimagneticum encodes:
- the cdhA gene encoding Inorganique carbon fixation via Wood-Ljungdahl pathway CdhA (Evidence 2a : Function from experimental evidences in other organisms), with the protein MAEEKKKAKAPKLANAEKASIDVATQEMINRSHELGVETIFDRAENLKACNIGLQGICCKNCAMGPCRLPLPKGGIEGEDERKGMCGATANTIAARNFLRMIAGGAAAHSDHGRCVAEVFMSAARKETDAYQIKDTAKLLSIAPHLGVATTVEVDGEEKDRDIDEIALEVAKVALAEWGKPEGELKYLKRAPEALYEKWEKLGVLPRNIDREIVEVMHRTHMGVDQDYKNLMKQGTRASLADGWGGSMLATDLQDVLFGTPYPLQSEANLGIMKEDHVNIIVHGHEPVLSEMIVAVSQKPEIVEYAKSKGAKGIQLGGICCTANEILQRHGVPPAGTFLQQELAIITGACDAMVVDIQCVFQNLANVAKCFHTKLITTHPIAKMEQDNVTHIEFDEHHAIEDAERIVKMAIDNFQNRGDNVQIPQHKATQVAGFGLESILYHLGGTFRGTYYTLNDNIINGRIRGVAAVVGCNNARNKHNEAHITVVKELIKNDVIVLTTGCNGIACAMEGLLTPESAAVYCGPGLAEVCETVGIPPVLHCGSCVDNSRLLLAATEVVKAGGLGNDICDLPLAGSAPEWMSEKAISIGQYVVSSGIYTVFGVTFPTSGAPVFHDYLCKEHEKLYGGMWDFEPDPIKHAHKMIAHIDRKRKELGIDKARERVMMSMADRQALDG; encoded by the coding sequence ATGGCAGAAGAAAAGAAAAAAGCAAAGGCTCCCAAGCTGGCCAACGCCGAGAAGGCGTCCATTGACGTGGCCACCCAGGAGATGATCAATCGATCCCACGAGCTGGGAGTGGAAACCATTTTCGACCGGGCGGAAAACCTGAAGGCCTGCAACATCGGCCTCCAGGGAATCTGCTGTAAAAACTGCGCCATGGGCCCCTGCCGCCTGCCGCTTCCCAAGGGCGGAATCGAGGGCGAGGACGAGCGAAAAGGCATGTGCGGCGCCACGGCCAACACCATCGCGGCGAGAAACTTTCTGCGCATGATCGCCGGCGGCGCGGCGGCCCACTCCGACCACGGACGCTGTGTGGCCGAGGTCTTCATGTCGGCGGCCCGGAAGGAAACCGACGCCTATCAGATCAAAGACACCGCCAAACTTCTTTCCATCGCGCCCCATCTGGGCGTGGCCACCACCGTTGAGGTGGACGGCGAGGAAAAAGACCGGGACATCGACGAGATCGCTCTGGAAGTGGCCAAAGTGGCCCTGGCCGAATGGGGCAAACCCGAAGGCGAGCTTAAGTATCTCAAACGGGCGCCCGAGGCGCTGTATGAGAAATGGGAAAAACTCGGGGTCCTGCCCCGGAACATCGACCGCGAGATCGTGGAGGTCATGCACCGCACCCATATGGGCGTGGATCAGGACTACAAAAACCTGATGAAACAGGGCACCCGGGCCTCGCTGGCCGACGGATGGGGCGGCTCCATGCTGGCCACGGACCTCCAGGATGTGCTGTTCGGCACCCCCTATCCCCTTCAGTCCGAGGCCAATCTGGGCATCATGAAGGAAGACCACGTCAACATCATCGTTCATGGCCATGAGCCGGTGCTCTCCGAGATGATCGTGGCGGTTTCCCAGAAACCGGAGATCGTGGAATACGCCAAATCCAAGGGCGCCAAGGGCATTCAGCTGGGCGGCATCTGCTGCACGGCCAACGAGATTCTCCAGCGCCACGGCGTGCCCCCGGCAGGCACCTTCCTGCAGCAGGAGCTGGCCATCATCACCGGCGCCTGCGACGCCATGGTCGTGGATATCCAGTGTGTGTTTCAGAACCTGGCCAACGTGGCCAAGTGCTTCCACACCAAGCTCATCACCACCCATCCCATCGCCAAGATGGAGCAGGACAATGTCACCCACATCGAGTTTGACGAGCATCATGCCATAGAAGACGCCGAGCGGATCGTGAAAATGGCCATCGACAACTTCCAGAACCGGGGCGACAACGTTCAGATTCCCCAGCACAAAGCCACCCAGGTCGCGGGATTCGGTCTGGAGTCCATCCTCTACCACCTGGGCGGAACCTTCCGGGGAACCTATTACACCCTGAACGACAACATCATCAACGGGCGCATCCGCGGCGTGGCCGCCGTGGTGGGCTGCAACAACGCCCGGAACAAGCACAACGAGGCCCATATCACGGTGGTCAAAGAGCTGATCAAAAACGACGTCATCGTGCTCACCACCGGCTGCAACGGCATCGCCTGCGCCATGGAAGGCCTTCTGACTCCTGAGAGCGCGGCGGTTTACTGCGGACCCGGCCTGGCCGAGGTCTGCGAGACCGTGGGCATTCCCCCGGTCCTGCACTGCGGGTCATGCGTGGACAACAGCCGTCTTCTCCTGGCCGCCACGGAAGTGGTCAAGGCCGGCGGACTCGGAAACGACATCTGCGACCTGCCTTTGGCCGGAAGCGCCCCGGAATGGATGAGCGAAAAGGCCATCAGCATCGGCCAGTATGTGGTCAGCTCAGGCATCTACACGGTCTTCGGCGTGACATTCCCCACCTCCGGCGCCCCGGTGTTCCACGATTACCTGTGCAAGGAGCATGAGAAGCTTTACGGCGGCATGTGGGATTTCGAGCCCGATCCCATCAAACACGCCCATAAGATGATCGCCCATATCGACCGGAAACGGAAAGAGCTGGGCATCGACAAGGCCAGGGAAAGGGTCATGATGTCCATGGCCGACCGCCAGGCCCTGGATGGCTAG
- the cdhD gene encoding Inorganique carbon fixation via Wood-Ljungdahl pathway CdhD (Evidence 2a : Function from experimental evidences in other organisms) yields MAFEFYKESYAGGIKAIPLGGGDKEVVVGGETCYPFYQFEGDIPNKPKIAMEVWDMEPEDWPEAALAHFRDVIGDPAAWAKKCVDEHGADIIALQLKSIDPNGKNAGPDEAAATVKKVSEAVDVPLVVWGCANVQKDEDVFKKVCEECQGKSLAIGPVEDKNHKGIGAAAMGYGHMIISSSPIDVNLAKQVNILLENLGMSMDKIIIDPTTGGLGYGLEYSYSVMERLKMAAMTQGDDKLQFPIINNLGNEVWKCKEAKQTSEEAPTLGDPEKRGILMETVGAVSYLMAGSDILIMRHPEAVRLVRSFIDLMIDGGMADAAPIKKELDDADVDLAALSPEPDLTIEEEKKAPAKKAAAAKPKKAAPAKKAAPKAEAKPAAAAKPKKAAPAPKADPEADAKAKAEAEAKAKADAEAKAKADAEAKAKADADAKAKAEADAKAKADAEAKAQKEADAKAREKRDAEEDEIRRKRSAERAELAAKRDAGEEDEEIPMTPAAEQRTELERILDNLSWVHRRVNLY; encoded by the coding sequence TTGGCTTTTGAATTTTACAAGGAATCTTATGCCGGCGGGATCAAAGCGATCCCCCTTGGCGGGGGAGACAAGGAGGTCGTCGTTGGCGGCGAGACCTGTTACCCTTTTTATCAGTTCGAAGGAGATATTCCCAATAAGCCTAAAATCGCCATGGAGGTCTGGGATATGGAGCCGGAGGACTGGCCGGAGGCCGCCCTGGCCCATTTTCGCGATGTGATCGGCGATCCGGCGGCCTGGGCCAAAAAATGCGTGGATGAGCACGGCGCGGACATCATCGCGCTTCAGCTCAAAAGCATTGATCCCAACGGCAAAAACGCCGGTCCGGATGAGGCGGCGGCCACAGTGAAAAAAGTCAGCGAGGCTGTGGATGTTCCCCTGGTGGTATGGGGATGCGCCAATGTCCAGAAAGACGAGGACGTGTTCAAAAAGGTCTGCGAGGAATGCCAGGGAAAAAGTCTGGCCATCGGCCCCGTTGAGGACAAAAATCACAAGGGAATCGGCGCGGCCGCCATGGGATACGGGCATATGATCATCTCGTCCTCTCCCATCGACGTCAACCTGGCCAAGCAGGTCAACATCCTTTTGGAGAACCTGGGGATGTCCATGGACAAAATCATCATCGACCCCACCACAGGCGGTCTGGGATACGGCCTTGAGTATTCCTATTCGGTGATGGAGCGGCTTAAAATGGCCGCCATGACCCAGGGAGACGACAAACTCCAGTTCCCCATTATCAACAACCTGGGAAACGAAGTCTGGAAATGCAAAGAGGCCAAGCAGACCTCTGAAGAGGCCCCGACCCTGGGTGATCCCGAAAAACGGGGGATCCTGATGGAGACGGTGGGAGCGGTGAGCTATCTCATGGCCGGATCCGATATTCTGATCATGAGACATCCCGAGGCCGTTCGCCTGGTCCGCTCCTTCATTGACCTGATGATCGACGGCGGCATGGCCGACGCGGCGCCCATCAAAAAAGAGCTGGACGACGCGGACGTTGATCTGGCGGCTTTGAGCCCGGAGCCCGATCTGACCATTGAGGAGGAGAAAAAGGCCCCTGCCAAGAAAGCCGCGGCCGCCAAGCCGAAAAAAGCCGCCCCGGCCAAAAAGGCCGCCCCCAAGGCCGAGGCCAAACCGGCCGCGGCCGCCAAGCCGAAAAAGGCGGCGCCGGCGCCCAAGGCCGATCCCGAGGCGGACGCCAAAGCCAAAGCCGAAGCCGAGGCCAAAGCCAAGGCGGACGCGGAGGCCAAAGCCAAGGCGGACGCGGAAGCCAAAGCCAAGGCCGATGCGGACGCCAAAGCCAAAGCCGAGGCGGACGCGAAAGCCAAGGCCGACGCCGAGGCCAAAGCGCAAAAAGAGGCGGACGCCAAGGCCAGGGAAAAACGGGATGCCGAAGAGGACGAAATTCGCCGCAAACGTTCCGCCGAGCGGGCCGAGCTGGCCGCCAAACGGGACGCGGGGGAAGAGGACGAAGAGATCCCCATGACCCCGGCCGCCGAGCAGAGAACCGAGCTTGAGCGGATCCTGGACAATTTGAGCTGGGTCCACCGAAGAGTCAACCTATATTAA
- a CDS encoding conserved hypothetical protein (Evidence 4 : Unknown function but conserved in other organisms), producing the protein MGDKPENISIIDKGVTVDGMLSTRGKLIIKGTVKGRLEGTEVVIAAEGAVYAETRAADITVGGVFEGELSVSDELKILPNGSCSGKIVCKDLVVEAGGKLNGEVTYKTSGNMTAGENFSGQVKT; encoded by the coding sequence GTGGGCGACAAACCGGAAAATATTTCAATCATTGACAAGGGAGTGACGGTGGACGGCATGCTTTCCACACGGGGAAAACTCATCATCAAGGGGACGGTGAAGGGGCGCCTGGAGGGAACCGAGGTCGTCATCGCCGCCGAGGGAGCGGTTTACGCGGAAACCCGGGCGGCCGACATCACCGTCGGAGGCGTGTTCGAGGGCGAGCTGAGCGTGTCGGATGAGCTGAAGATTCTTCCCAACGGAAGCTGCTCGGGGAAAATCGTGTGCAAAGACCTGGTGGTGGAGGCCGGGGGCAAATTAAACGGCGAGGTCACTTACAAAACATCCGGGAACATGACCGCCGGGGAAAATTTTTCCGGACAGGTCAAAACATGA